A region of uncultured Carboxylicivirga sp. DNA encodes the following proteins:
- a CDS encoding LamG domain-containing protein, whose translation MKTYSKLMFLVLTLLFVNACKDGFIDDISKVDPRADESAPQITVNFPPEGYELQTNAAIATMTIDFEVRDDIEIKSVALKVDGTEISSYAEFKDYRVFLEKYTYDNVTTGSHVLTIEATDLEGQTSTLAVNFAKSPPYVPLYDGEIFYMPFNNEYREMNSLELATSYGLPGFTEGIQGGTAYQGAADSYLTFPVSALEGATEVSASFWMKIDNSMDRAGILVVTPPSDNNNDRTKGFRFFREASGDMQRFKLNAGNGTADTWFDGGSAADVTPNTGEWTHFAFTLSGTEGVVYINGEVVKQGTFSGVDWTDCEVISIMSGAPNWTGWSHYSDGSAMDELRLFNKALTQAEIQTIMLKEKATFYMDFNGDYKESLTGVEATVVGSPSFDYGSGVDGDAYVGAASSYLTFSTDDIAVQGSEFSASFWMNINATPDRAGILTMGPEDTANPDAQNDRTSGFRFFREASGGMQRFKLNAGNGTADSWFDGGSAADVDPTTGNWVHFAFAISTTEAKVYIDGVEVKQGDFTGIDWTGCNILSIMSGAPRFTGWGHNSDESMMDELYLFDKALSAEEVALMRADGL comes from the coding sequence ATGAAAACATATAGCAAATTAATGTTTCTTGTATTGACACTTTTGTTTGTTAATGCTTGTAAAGATGGGTTTATTGATGATATATCAAAAGTTGACCCGCGAGCTGATGAGTCAGCTCCGCAGATAACAGTTAATTTTCCACCCGAAGGGTACGAACTTCAGACAAATGCTGCTATTGCTACAATGACAATTGATTTTGAAGTAAGAGATGATATTGAAATTAAATCAGTAGCACTAAAGGTGGATGGGACAGAAATTAGCAGTTATGCAGAATTTAAAGATTACAGAGTCTTCCTTGAAAAATATACATATGATAATGTTACTACAGGAAGTCATGTTCTTACAATAGAAGCCACCGATTTAGAAGGACAAACATCTACTTTGGCCGTGAATTTTGCAAAATCACCACCATATGTACCATTGTATGATGGAGAGATATTCTATATGCCTTTTAATAACGAGTATCGTGAAATGAATTCTCTTGAGTTAGCAACTTCATATGGTTTACCTGGTTTTACAGAAGGTATTCAAGGAGGAACAGCTTATCAGGGTGCTGCTGATTCATATTTAACATTCCCGGTATCAGCTCTTGAAGGTGCAACAGAAGTAAGTGCCAGTTTCTGGATGAAGATTGATAATAGTATGGATCGTGCCGGTATATTGGTTGTTACTCCTCCATCAGATAATAATAATGACAGAACCAAGGGTTTCCGTTTCTTCCGCGAAGCCAGTGGTGATATGCAACGATTCAAATTAAATGCTGGCAATGGTACTGCAGATACATGGTTTGATGGAGGATCAGCTGCAGATGTTACTCCAAATACCGGTGAATGGACACATTTTGCCTTTACCTTATCAGGTACAGAAGGTGTTGTATATATTAATGGTGAAGTAGTTAAACAGGGTACTTTTAGTGGTGTCGACTGGACTGATTGTGAAGTGATTTCGATCATGTCTGGCGCACCTAACTGGACAGGCTGGAGTCATTACTCTGATGGTAGTGCAATGGATGAATTACGTTTGTTCAACAAAGCTTTAACACAGGCCGAAATCCAAACGATTATGCTGAAGGAAAAGGCTACCTTTTATATGGATTTTAATGGTGACTATAAAGAATCATTAACAGGTGTGGAAGCTACAGTTGTTGGATCACCTTCATTCGACTATGGAAGTGGGGTTGATGGTGATGCCTATGTTGGAGCAGCAAGTTCCTATTTAACTTTTTCAACTGATGATATAGCTGTGCAAGGTTCAGAATTCAGTGCTAGCTTCTGGATGAATATCAATGCTACTCCTGACAGAGCAGGTATTCTGACTATGGGACCAGAGGATACCGCTAATCCAGATGCTCAAAATGATAGAACAAGTGGTTTCCGTTTCTTCCGTGAAGCAAGTGGAGGTATGCAACGATTTAAACTGAATGCAGGTAATGGTACCGCAGACTCATGGTTTGATGGTGGATCTGCAGCTGATGTGGATCCAACAACTGGTAACTGGGTGCATTTTGCCTTTGCAATTAGTACTACCGAAGCTAAGGTATATATCGACGGAGTAGAAGTAAAACAAGGCGATTTTACTGGCATTGACTGGACTGGTTGCAATATACTTTCCATTATGTCAGGAGCTCCACGCTTTACTGGTTGGGGACACAATTCTGACGAAAGTATGATGGATGAATTGTATTTATTCGATAAGGCCTTATCAGCAGAAGAGGTTGCTCTAATGCGTGCTGATGGTTTATAA
- a CDS encoding TonB-dependent receptor, with product MKKTLFVISLLLVSTLIFAQQQLNVKGKVTGTDNLGIPGVSIVVKGSFSGTITDLEGFYTIQATSDDIIVYSFIGFDTQEIPVSGRAEINIVLEESNQLVDEVVVVGYGTQRVKDLTSAITTVKSEELVKSPNGQTMQALQGKVAGMQIINAGAPGTEPTVRIRGIGSYPSSSNSQPLYVVDGMYFDNIDFLNPSDIESLSVLKDASASAIYGVRAANGVVLITTKKGGISKKATVTYEGYIGVQVPQNVLQMANAEQFVEYINQTESAADIQFIENAMQRYGRSRINPNVPDVNTDWYAEIMKKTARQQNHSISMTGGSEATTYSLGVSYYEQQGLLETAKNSYERLNIRGNFDHEVNNWLKAGMNVNVSNGTKYIADDGAWFSAYHAVPILPKYDMENYDELMDAGMSNASMYSSAQLIGYRGSQNPFLNLDYMSNRQNIRKVLTGIYTDITLIPNKLNLKTTYSLYIMDLKSRNVGLPYYVTNDTNRELSSISSYKSSDTNQFLDNVLTYNDSFGAHNISLMLGTSYRDEWYDYLQGYAQDIPLNENSWYIGQSQSETSKSVEDNAERIYGISYFGRASYNYKSKYLAYFTLRREGTSKYQEKWGTFPAFGLGWVVSEESFMDGANFIDYFKLRGGWGRLGNDKIARQDGANTTNPVYLAIDDTQVDATTTTSTFGYLGWETVTGTNIGLNATLFGNKLDIEADYYVRDTENAAIPVSLKLQSGSVLKNVGVIRNSGLEMAVNWNGKITSDLKYTLGFNFATLKNEVRDLYGQEYLNGGSAEFRQRSQIGEPLLSFYGYEVAGVYQNQGEIDNDQVAQDNNLVPGDLRFVDQDGNNIIDDEDKVFLGSYFPNLTYGGVLGLSYKNLEFSMNIMGQSGNKILNRKRGEIIWTNDTNIDAELANNLWNGDGTSNKYPSASGLRRGWNQNFSDYLVEDGSFFRIQNVRLAYKLKGSSLIGPGMPDAVVFVTAERPLTMFNYNGFNPEVPNGIDRQFYPIPSVYTIGLNLKF from the coding sequence ATGAAAAAAACTCTTTTTGTTATTTCTCTATTGTTGGTTTCGACTTTAATTTTTGCTCAGCAACAACTGAATGTAAAAGGTAAAGTAACCGGAACAGACAATTTGGGAATCCCAGGTGTTTCAATAGTTGTTAAGGGTTCATTCTCAGGAACTATAACTGATCTGGAAGGTTTTTATACAATTCAAGCCACATCTGATGATATAATTGTTTATAGCTTCATTGGTTTTGATACGCAGGAAATACCTGTATCAGGCAGAGCAGAAATAAATATTGTTCTGGAAGAATCGAATCAATTGGTTGATGAAGTAGTTGTAGTAGGATATGGTACTCAAAGAGTAAAGGATCTTACATCAGCCATTACAACAGTTAAATCAGAAGAACTGGTTAAGAGTCCAAACGGACAAACTATGCAGGCACTACAAGGTAAAGTAGCCGGAATGCAAATTATTAATGCTGGTGCACCCGGAACAGAACCGACTGTCCGAATAAGAGGTATTGGTTCATATCCAAGCAGCAGTAATTCACAACCTTTATATGTTGTAGATGGAATGTATTTCGATAATATCGATTTCCTGAATCCATCGGACATTGAAAGTTTATCAGTGCTAAAAGATGCTTCTGCTTCAGCTATTTATGGGGTTAGGGCCGCGAATGGTGTAGTATTGATTACTACAAAAAAAGGTGGTATTAGCAAAAAAGCTACTGTTACTTACGAAGGTTATATTGGTGTACAGGTACCTCAGAATGTTCTTCAAATGGCCAATGCTGAACAATTTGTGGAATATATAAATCAAACAGAATCTGCAGCTGATATTCAGTTTATTGAAAATGCCATGCAACGTTATGGCAGAAGCAGAATTAATCCTAACGTACCTGATGTAAATACAGATTGGTATGCCGAGATAATGAAAAAAACAGCTCGTCAGCAGAACCATTCAATTAGTATGACAGGTGGATCGGAAGCTACAACTTATTCATTAGGCGTAAGTTATTATGAGCAGCAAGGTTTGCTTGAGACAGCCAAAAACTCGTATGAGAGATTAAATATCAGAGGAAACTTTGATCACGAAGTAAATAACTGGCTGAAGGCTGGTATGAATGTAAATGTTAGTAATGGTACAAAGTATATTGCTGATGATGGTGCATGGTTTAGTGCTTATCATGCTGTACCAATACTTCCTAAATACGACATGGAAAACTATGATGAGTTAATGGATGCTGGTATGTCAAATGCTAGTATGTACTCAAGTGCTCAATTAATTGGTTACCGTGGTTCTCAAAATCCATTCTTAAACCTGGATTATATGAGTAATCGGCAAAATATCAGAAAGGTTCTAACAGGTATTTATACAGATATTACTTTGATACCTAATAAGCTGAATCTAAAAACTACTTATAGTTTGTACATAATGGATTTAAAAAGCCGTAATGTAGGATTACCTTACTATGTAACAAATGATACTAACCGAGAACTTTCAAGCATTTCTTCTTATAAGTCATCAGATACCAATCAGTTTCTTGACAATGTTCTGACTTATAATGACAGTTTCGGAGCTCATAACATCAGTTTAATGTTGGGTACTTCCTATCGCGACGAATGGTATGATTATCTGCAGGGATATGCACAGGATATACCTTTAAATGAAAATTCATGGTACATAGGTCAGTCACAGTCTGAAACATCAAAATCTGTTGAGGATAATGCAGAGCGAATTTATGGTATTTCATATTTTGGACGTGCTTCATATAATTACAAGAGTAAATATCTTGCATATTTTACTTTGAGAAGAGAAGGAACTTCAAAATACCAGGAAAAATGGGGCACTTTCCCCGCATTTGGTTTAGGATGGGTGGTTTCTGAGGAATCATTCATGGATGGAGCTAATTTTATTGATTATTTCAAACTTAGAGGTGGTTGGGGACGATTAGGTAACGATAAAATTGCCCGTCAGGATGGAGCCAATACGACCAATCCGGTTTATTTGGCAATAGACGATACACAAGTTGATGCAACCACTACAACAAGTACATTTGGTTACTTGGGTTGGGAAACAGTTACCGGAACCAACATTGGTTTAAATGCTACCTTATTTGGTAATAAGCTTGATATTGAGGCGGATTACTACGTAAGAGATACAGAAAATGCTGCAATTCCCGTGAGCTTAAAGCTTCAGTCTGGAAGTGTTTTGAAGAATGTAGGTGTAATCCGTAATTCTGGATTAGAAATGGCAGTTAACTGGAATGGAAAGATAACCAGTGATCTGAAATATACTTTAGGATTTAATTTTGCCACGCTCAAAAACGAAGTGCGTGATCTATACGGACAGGAATACCTAAATGGAGGTTCTGCTGAGTTTCGTCAAAGATCTCAAATAGGTGAGCCTCTTTTATCATTCTATGGTTATGAAGTAGCTGGGGTGTATCAAAATCAGGGCGAGATAGATAATGATCAGGTGGCACAGGATAACAATCTTGTTCCCGGGGATCTAAGATTTGTTGATCAGGATGGTAATAACATAATTGATGACGAGGATAAGGTATTCTTAGGTTCATATTTCCCAAATTTAACTTATGGCGGAGTATTGGGATTAAGCTATAAGAATCTTGAATTCTCGATGAATATAATGGGGCAAAGCGGAAACAAAATTCTGAACAGAAAGAGAGGGGAAATTATCTGGACAAACGACACAAACATTGATGCTGAATTGGCTAATAATCTATGGAATGGAGATGGTACTTCCAATAAATATCCTTCGGCATCTGGTTTGAGAAGAGGATGGAACCAAAATTTTAGCGACTATCTGGTTGAAGATGGTTCGTTCTTCAGAATTCAAAATGTGAGGTTAGCATACAAACTTAAGGGATCTTCCTTAATTGGTCCGGGAATGCCTGATGCAGTTGTATTTGTAACTGCCGAAAGACCATTGACAATGTTTAATTACAATGGATTTAATCCTGAAGTTCCTAATGGAATTGATCGTCAGTTCTATCCAATTCCTTCTGTTTATACAATTGGACTAAATCTTAAATTCTAA
- a CDS encoding RagB/SusD family nutrient uptake outer membrane protein produces the protein MMKVNKIYKYFTPFIIGALILTLLFGCEDKLNEPFEDEAFTSDVDYTIGDNMVLPLLGAYYGLYTRSWEEPLTLGIRGDDVNAAGDQVPMQEQDEFKYLASHWNPNSVWQLHYNDIINVFTAMEEIEKYRPAAANDALADQYIAECKVIRAYLYLNIARTFGGCIVIDKLSNIQATPLSNLNQVMQYIVDQMDEAIPYLPDTHPNKRSDIKGGMTTYTAYAIQALAYQEMKDYQGVVNATSQIINSGEFELSDDYYHLFKQAGKLDDENILEFQYSDFNQSEGDRFSFLFAPFGTNWTPVVTGASSGWGFYEPTLKYIKFMLDRGETVRLETSVVFTPSGINEIQDEYGSIPEWISNVNREGDIFNDNARMNFASGKHIQPSTELIDGRTSQGSNKNFIAIRYAEMLLMYAEALTRGATTSLSLTADDAVNLVRERAGLTDLSGVTTKNVLDEKFAELAMEWGTRYYDMIRTENVAELTHEGKTFTMDKAYLPFPADQVAELPQLGDGI, from the coding sequence ATGATGAAAGTAAACAAGATATATAAGTATTTCACACCTTTTATAATAGGTGCGTTAATATTGACATTGCTTTTTGGTTGTGAAGACAAATTAAATGAGCCTTTCGAAGATGAAGCCTTTACAAGTGATGTTGATTACACTATTGGTGATAACATGGTACTCCCTTTACTGGGTGCCTATTATGGACTTTATACTCGTTCGTGGGAAGAACCTTTGACATTAGGCATCAGGGGTGACGATGTTAATGCTGCAGGAGATCAGGTGCCAATGCAGGAGCAGGATGAGTTTAAATATTTAGCCAGTCATTGGAATCCTAATTCAGTTTGGCAATTACACTATAACGATATAATTAATGTATTTACAGCAATGGAGGAGATTGAAAAATACCGGCCAGCTGCTGCAAACGATGCATTAGCTGATCAATACATTGCAGAATGTAAAGTGATTAGAGCTTATTTATATCTTAATATTGCCCGCACTTTTGGAGGCTGTATCGTTATTGACAAGTTAAGTAATATTCAGGCAACTCCTTTGAGTAATCTTAACCAGGTAATGCAATATATTGTTGATCAAATGGATGAGGCAATCCCTTATTTGCCAGACACACATCCCAACAAGCGAAGTGATATTAAAGGTGGTATGACAACTTATACTGCTTATGCTATTCAAGCTTTGGCTTATCAGGAGATGAAGGATTATCAGGGAGTAGTAAATGCAACTTCTCAAATAATAAACTCTGGTGAATTTGAATTGTCTGACGATTATTATCACCTATTTAAACAAGCTGGTAAATTGGATGATGAAAATATTTTGGAGTTCCAATATTCAGACTTCAATCAAAGCGAAGGTGATCGTTTTTCATTTCTTTTCGCTCCATTCGGCACCAACTGGACACCAGTTGTAACAGGTGCCAGTTCAGGCTGGGGATTTTATGAGCCAACATTAAAGTATATTAAATTTATGCTCGACAGAGGTGAAACAGTTCGTTTGGAAACCAGTGTAGTGTTTACTCCTTCAGGTATAAACGAGATTCAGGATGAATACGGATCGATTCCGGAATGGATCTCGAATGTTAATCGCGAAGGTGATATATTCAATGATAATGCCCGTATGAATTTTGCTAGTGGCAAACATATTCAGCCATCAACCGAATTAATTGATGGACGAACTTCTCAGGGTAGTAATAAAAACTTCATTGCAATCAGATATGCTGAAATGTTGTTGATGTATGCGGAAGCACTAACAAGAGGAGCAACTACATCATTATCACTTACTGCTGATGATGCTGTTAACCTGGTACGCGAAAGAGCCGGATTAACTGACTTGTCGGGTGTGACAACAAAGAATGTGTTGGATGAAAAATTTGCTGAGCTGGCCATGGAATGGGGAACCCGCTATTACGATATGATTCGTACCGAAAATGTAGCTGAGTTAACTCATGAAGGTAAAACATTTACCATGGATAAGGCTTATTTGCCATTCCCTGCCGATCAGGTTGCAGAATTACCACAATTGGGAGACGGAATCTAA
- a CDS encoding glucoamylase family protein has protein sequence MKFILSAFVILFMFSCGKDQSTNDSPKENIEINYVYIGDTELSETELNEDLPIDEVIQIRFNKPVNPSSAQESIALLNDNNEEIALILTFFNSNQLIKLNHDQLDQNTTYQLIISDDLTGAENEAFEEVQYSFTTLISPLVLEKIKIDGTEVNPMSRIFDVSRITTIELQFDTPVDVKDINDYSTLTSGNLTQGYTLTQSSANVILFTANNELDGYTKYSFNILSSIENRIGRPFDGLSLEFYTEVDASLKFPEITDNELLTLVQQQTFKYFWDFAHPTSGLTRERNTSSRVVTIGGSGFGVMSILVGIERGFITRTEGVSRLKKIVDFLYEADRWHGVWPHWMDGETGETIPFSSDDDGGDIVETAFMIQGLLAVKHYLDSTNPTEKSIIDIITTLWEEVEWDWYTQGENSITWHWSPNYDFDKNMKVSGWNEALIVYVLAASSPTHSISKVVYDEGWARNGNIVNGNTFYDITLPLGNRDYCGPLFFAHYSFLGLDPRNLTDQYANYWEQNRAHTLINRSYCIDNPGRFVGYNQDCWGLTASDNHSGYSAHSPTNDLGVITPTAALSSFPYTPEESMGALKHFYYVLGDKLWGEYGFYDAFNITEQWTASSFLAIDQGPIIVMIENYRSGLLWDMFMQDSDVQSGLNKLGFSF, from the coding sequence ATGAAATTCATACTATCAGCCTTTGTTATATTATTTATGTTTTCCTGTGGTAAGGATCAATCAACCAATGATTCTCCAAAAGAAAACATTGAAATCAACTATGTATATATTGGTGATACAGAACTTTCGGAAACAGAATTAAATGAAGATTTACCTATAGATGAAGTTATTCAAATACGCTTTAATAAACCTGTCAATCCTTCTTCAGCTCAAGAAAGTATTGCATTGTTGAATGATAACAATGAAGAGATAGCTTTAATCTTAACATTTTTCAATTCCAATCAATTGATAAAGTTGAATCATGATCAATTAGATCAAAACACTACTTATCAATTAATAATAAGTGATGATCTTACAGGTGCAGAAAATGAAGCATTTGAAGAAGTTCAATACTCCTTTACAACGCTTATTAGTCCGTTAGTTTTGGAGAAGATAAAAATTGATGGAACAGAGGTTAATCCAATGTCCAGAATATTTGATGTGAGCAGAATCACAACCATAGAATTACAATTTGATACACCTGTTGATGTGAAAGATATTAACGATTATTCAACATTGACTTCAGGTAATTTAACTCAAGGATATACCTTGACACAATCGAGTGCGAATGTGATTTTGTTTACAGCAAACAATGAGTTGGATGGATATACAAAATATTCTTTCAATATTTTATCATCAATAGAAAACCGAATCGGGCGTCCTTTTGATGGATTAAGTCTGGAATTTTATACGGAAGTGGATGCGAGTCTGAAATTTCCTGAGATAACAGACAATGAGTTATTAACTCTTGTTCAGCAACAAACATTTAAGTATTTCTGGGATTTTGCACATCCTACTTCGGGTCTGACAAGGGAACGAAATACTTCATCAAGAGTAGTAACAATAGGTGGTTCAGGTTTTGGTGTTATGTCTATATTAGTAGGAATCGAACGTGGTTTTATTACCAGGACAGAAGGAGTGAGCCGTTTGAAAAAAATCGTAGATTTTCTTTATGAGGCTGATCGTTGGCATGGCGTATGGCCACATTGGATGGATGGTGAAACAGGTGAAACAATCCCTTTTAGTTCAGATGATGATGGTGGAGATATTGTGGAAACGGCATTTATGATTCAGGGCTTACTGGCTGTTAAACACTATCTGGATAGCACTAATCCAACTGAGAAAAGTATAATTGATATAATTACTACTTTATGGGAAGAAGTTGAATGGGATTGGTATACTCAGGGAGAAAACTCTATTACATGGCATTGGTCGCCTAATTACGACTTTGATAAAAATATGAAAGTTAGCGGCTGGAATGAGGCATTGATAGTTTATGTTTTAGCAGCATCTTCTCCTACTCATTCAATTAGTAAAGTTGTGTACGATGAAGGCTGGGCCCGAAATGGTAACATAGTAAACGGAAATACTTTTTACGACATTACATTACCATTGGGAAACAGGGATTACTGTGGACCTTTATTTTTTGCTCATTATTCATTTCTAGGACTCGATCCCAGGAATCTAACTGATCAATATGCAAACTATTGGGAACAAAACAGGGCTCACACTCTGATTAATCGTAGTTATTGCATTGATAATCCCGGTCGTTTCGTTGGTTATAATCAAGATTGCTGGGGACTTACAGCCAGTGATAATCACAGTGGATACTCCGCACATTCACCAACCAACGATTTAGGAGTTATCACGCCAACAGCGGCTTTGTCTTCATTTCCTTATACACCAGAAGAATCAATGGGAGCATTAAAACATTTCTATTACGTTCTCGGAGATAAATTGTGGGGTGAATATGGTTTTTATGATGCCTTCAATATTACAGAACAATGGACAGCCAGCTCGTTTCTTGCAATTGACCAGGGACCAATTATTGTAATGATCGAAAACTACCGATCCGGGTTATTGTGGGATATGTTTATGCAGGATTCAGATGTGCAATCCGGTTTGAATAAATTGGGTTTTAGTTTTTAA